AAGAATGATACTGCCGCGACGGTCAGGATTTTGGGAGTCTCGCCGATGCCGAAGATGACGAGCAGGAGCGGCAGAACAGCGATCTGAGGCACGGCATAGAGTGCGGCGAAGAGCGGAGAGAATGCGGCTCGCAGGGTACGAAAGATCCCCAAAAAGATCCCGACGACAATGCCAAGAGCACCACCGAGCACAAATCCCACGATCAGCCGTAAGGAGGTGATGGCCAGGTCGTGGGTGAGAACGCCGTTATGAATGAGGGTGATGGCGGTCGTAAAGATCGTGCTGGGTGGCGTGAAGATCTTGGCGTCGATCAGGTTTGTTGAACTTGCAGCTTGCCAGCAGATGAGCAAAACGATGGGTGTCGCGATGCCTAGCAGCGCGTCGCGTCGGCGGAGGCGGCGGCTGTGGCTCGTGGAGCGTTCGAGTTCTTCGTTGATTGGACTCGTGGTGGATGGACTCTTGATCGAGGTCATCGAAACTCCATAGAGGCCATGACCTCGTCATGAAGGTCACCAATGATGGTGTCTTTAAGGGCTACAAAGCGGGGGTCGGCCATGGTGTGCAAACTGCGTGGTCGTTTGAGATCTACGTCAAGTATTGCCTTGATTCTCCCGGGGCGTCGACTCATAATCGCGACACGATCGCCCAAGAGGATAGCCTCATCGATGGAGTGCGTGACCAGCAGGACGGTTTTACGGGTCTCCTCCCAGAGGCGGATGAGATCTTCCTGGATCAACATGCGGGTCTGCTCATCGAGCGCGCCCATCGGCTCGTCCATGAGCAAGATGTCGGGCTCGGTGACGAATGCACGGGCAATGGAGAGGCGCTGGCGCATGCCACCCGAGAGGGCATCGGGAAAGGCACGCTCAAAGCCAGCGAGACCGACCCGTTCGATCCACAGTTGAGAACGGCGGTAGCGTTCCTTGGTCTCAACCCCCGACATCTTGAGGCCGAACGCCACATTGTCACGCACCGTGAGCCATGGAAAGAGCGCATGATCCTGGAAGACGAAGGCAATCCGAGGCGACGCTTGTTGGGCTATCGACCCTTGGCTCGGTGTTTCGATTCCGCCGATGATGCGCAGCAGCGTTGACTTGCCACAGCCTGATGGGCCGATGAGCGACGTGAACGATCCTCGTTCGAGAACGAGGTCAACGGCTTCCAAGGCTAAAACACCCTGGCCATTCGTGGTGAATACTTTGGTGATTTGGTTGGCACGAACGAGCCAGTCTTGATCTTCCCCCGTCACTGCGTCGGTCCTCTCAGCCAGATTGGGAAGCATCCTAGCAACCACGCCGACGATCATGATCGTTTCAAGCGTTGGGATCTCTGGTGCGCTTTGGATCTCTGGACGAAGCGATCTTTGTATCGAGGGCGTGTCCATGGCGAAGTCGCCACTGACGATCAGAAGGCAACTCCGACCCTGATTGAGAGCGATGGCAATGGCAATGTCTTTCGGGAGGTGGCTCAAGCGCTAGACTAAGCAAGCAACGTCGTACAAGTCGACGCGGTGCCAAGGTCAACGTCGCGAAGGTTGGGGCGGGATGGTCCAAGTATGTTAGTCACCCTCGAAAATCGACTGATCACCGTCGCCGACCGACTGCCAAAGCTCCCCGAGCTAGTTGTCTCCCGCTTGGTAAAATGGGCCTGGTTTATTGACCTGGTGATCGCGGTACTGGTGTTGCTCGATGCCTTTGATATCATCAGCGCAGCGACTGCCTTTGGAGGCTCGTGCTCCGGTGTCCTGCTCGGATGTGTTGGAGGGTCAGCGTTGTCGAGCTTTTACATCGCGGCAGGCCTCACGGCACTCTACGGTCTAATCTACCTTTTCGGTGTTCGGCCATTGCGCGAACTGCGGTATCGAGGATGGCAGATTGTTTTTCGGGGAACCATCCTCCAACTCGTGGTGGGCATGGTGTTGACCTTCTTCTTCGGACTCAATGGAATCTTGCTCGTGTTCGCAGAGGTGGCTTGCGGCTGGTATCTTCTGTTCTCCATTCGACCGTCTTTCAACTATTGATGCTCGTGAGCGCCTGCTAGGGCGGTGTTAACCGTTGGGCCGGTGGCTCTGGTTGTCAGTGCAGCTCATTTGTACAACCGGCCACAGCGAGCCTAAGTAGCCGTGGCGCGCTGGGTGTGATGACGATCCTGGCGTTGACCATGCTGGAGCGCTGATCAAAGTAAACTTGCGACCATGATGGATGAGGTCGAACAGGATCGCACCGAAGATACCCTGGGCGAGGTGGAGCGCACCTTGGCGGAGTTGCGGTCGTCATTTGCGGCGATCAGTGCCGAGATCGCTTCCTTGCTAGAACCCGAGAACACCGATGCTAGTTAGGTTTTTTGGTGCGGCCAAGGCGATTGCAGGTGCTGAGAGCGTTGAGATACCCGATGGCGCCAAGGATGTAGCCGAGTTCGCTTTCTTGCTTTCCAATGTGTGTGGTCCCGAACTTGCGGCCATGCTCCCGTACTGTCGTTTTGCCGTTGGTGCGAACGTGCTCGATGCGGCAAGTCGACTCCCATCCTCTGGCGAGGTTGTGGTCCTGCCGCCGGTATCAGGTGGGATGAGGTAGCTCAAGCGACGGTAGTTGTCGCCCGGTGAGCAAGTCGACTTCAGCCCAGCCGAGAGTCCAAGCGCGGTCAGGATTGCGTCGTCGCTTCTTCGGTAGCGTGGCCACCTTCGGTGGGGGATAGAGCCCCAGGGGGCACCAAATACCCAGGCGCTCTTGCGTGAGATCTGCCGCATGCCGTAGCGCTCGGGATGATTACAACAAGGGGTAGAAATGGGGAGTTAAACTGAAGGAGATCCATGACGGTGAGGTGCGCTTGCCTGTGAGCTGTTAGAGGGGTGACGATGCCAACGATGCATAACAACGTGTTGGTCTGGGGGTCGATTGAGGATGCGACGATCCAACAAGCAGCACGCCTCTCGCGGCTTCCGTTCGTTGTTGGTCATGTCGCCTTGATGCCCGATGCTCATGTTGGTTTGGGTTCGACGATTGGAACCGTGTTTGCGACATCGGGAGCCATCATTCCCGCCGCGATCGGCGTTGATATTGGGTGCGGCATGGTCGCATAGCGGTTGGGAATTTGTGCCAACGATCTCCCTGATGGGCTGGAGCAACTGCATCATTTGATCCAGGAGTCGATCCCAGCCGGAGTTGGCCGTGGTCATCTAGATGGAGCTCGTGTCTCAGAGGCCGACGCGACGATTGATAGGCTCTTGGCAACGCGTCGCGATTGGGACGATCGAGACAGGACCAGGCCCTACAGCCAGTTTGCAAGCCTTGGTAGTGGCAATCACTTCATCGAACTTTCACTGGATGAGCACGACGATGTTTGGGCGGTGTTACATTCTGGGTCTCGAGGCATCGGGAATGCGCTCGCGACCAAACACATCGAGTGTGCCAAGGGGCTCATGCGGCGATATTTTATTGAACTTCACGATCAAGACCTCGCCTACCTAGTCGAGGGGACCGATGAGTTTCGGGCCTATATCGATGACATGGAGTGGGCGCAGGCGTATGCTTTCGCTAATAGGGGCGCCATGATGGATGAAGTTGTCCGCCAAGTAGCTCACGTTCTTGGAAGAGAGCTTCACCCGGATCCGGCGATCAACTGTCATCACAACTACACCGTATAAGAGCATCATGGCAACCGTGACGTCTGGCTGACACGAAAGGGAGCGATTCGGGCAGGAAAGGGTGATCTTGGGGTGATTCCCGCTTCGATGGGCACGTCGACCTACATCGTCCGGGGACGAGGCAGTGTGTCGAGCTATATGAGTTCATCTGATGGTGCTGGCAGGAGGCTTTCACGTACTGAGGCACGACGAACGCTGACGGTGG
This sequence is a window from Ferrimicrobium sp.. Protein-coding genes within it:
- a CDS encoding MoaD/ThiS family protein, giving the protein MLVRFFGAAKAIAGAESVEIPDGAKDVAEFAFLLSNVCGPELAAMLPYCRFAVGANVLDAASRLPSSGEVVVLPPVSGGMR
- a CDS encoding ABC transporter permease, which gives rise to MTSIKSPSTTSPINEELERSTSHSRRLRRRDALLGIATPIVLLICWQAASSTNLIDAKIFTPPSTIFTTAITLIHNGVLTHDLAITSLRLIVGFVLGGALGIVVGIFLGIFRTLRAAFSPLFAALYAVPQIAVLPLLLVIFGIGETPKILTVAAVSFFVLEINAMAGVRSIDPQLLEAGRAYGAKGRRLFWHVLVPGSLPAIFTGLRVAAALALVVVTATEFVAANSGLGYLVWNSWQLFEPNEMYVGLITIALVGVVLTGIVELVGRRIMPWSGRNTRD
- a CDS encoding ABC transporter ATP-binding protein — its product is MSHLPKDIAIAIALNQGRSCLLIVSGDFAMDTPSIQRSLRPEIQSAPEIPTLETIMIVGVVARMLPNLAERTDAVTGEDQDWLVRANQITKVFTTNGQGVLALEAVDLVLERGSFTSLIGPSGCGKSTLLRIIGGIETPSQGSIAQQASPRIAFVFQDHALFPWLTVRDNVAFGLKMSGVETKERYRRSQLWIERVGLAGFERAFPDALSGGMRQRLSIARAFVTEPDILLMDEPMGALDEQTRMLIQEDLIRLWEETRKTVLLVTHSIDEAILLGDRVAIMSRRPGRIKAILDVDLKRPRSLHTMADPRFVALKDTIIGDLHDEVMASMEFR
- a CDS encoding RtcB family protein translates to MPTMHNNVLVWGSIEDATIQQAARLSRLPFVVGHVALMPDAHVGLGSTIGTVFATSGAIIPAAIGVDIGCGMVA